The genomic stretch GGGCACCGACGGGACTCCGCCCAGCGCCAGGATGTGTGAGGCAGCCGCTTCGGTGTGCCCGAGGGCTCCGCCGTGGTTGTGGTCGGCCTTGAACAGCCACTGGGAACCATCCGGAGCAGCGTGGACGGTCTTGGCGTACGTCCCGCCCAGGTTCGACGCCGTGGTGCCGGGGCCGAAGGTCCAGCCGGCGACTTCCTTGGCGTCGACGCGTGCCGGCACGTCCTGGCTGGTCGCCTTCGCGTGCTGTACCTCGGCCATCAGCGCCTGGATTTTCGCGTTGAAGGATCCGGGCTTCGGTACCTTCGCCGGCTTCGGAGCGCTAGGCGTGGCCGGCTTGGCTACGGAGTTCGCTCCGTTCGTATGCAGCTTGCTCGCCAGGGCCTGGACCGCCTCGTCGGAGGCCAAGCCGTGGTCGGGCTTCGCCGCAGGCGCCGCGGCGGCCGCCGCTTTGGCAGCCTCCTTCTTCGCGACGTCCGAGGTGACCTTGTCCTTGATGGTCTGCTGGTCGTACTTCTTGTTGAAGCTCGCGGCGATGTAGTTCTGGACCTGAGCCCGTGTTGCCTTGGCGTTGTTGTCCATCCCCAGCTCGGCGGCGACGGTGCGCAGGTCAGCGAGCTTCTGCTCCTTGGCCCACGCCTTGAAGTCGCTCGTGAGGTCGCCGGGATGGATGTACTTCCCCGGCCCGAGGGCCGGGTGCTCGGCGTACATGTTCTCGCCGAGCAGGTGCTGGGTGGTGTGATACCAGCCGTTCACGCTCGTCTGCATGTCCCGGACGTCGCCGGCGTTCTTCGCCCATGCCGCGATGACCTGCTCCGCCCCCGGGTCGCCCGCAGCGGGGAGGTTGAGCGGCTGCCCGGCGCCGGGAGCCATCGCGACGTGCGCGGCGTAGCCGGCGTCGAGGTTCGCCAACTGCTCCTGCCGCTTGCCCGCCAGAGCCTTCAGGGACTCCGCTTCGATCTCGGGTGTGGTCGGCCGCATCAGCGTCACGACCTGGCGGCTGCTGAGGTGCATCGCCTCGGTCTCGGTCAGCTGACCCGAGGCGAGCCCCTCTTGCACCAGAGGCCCGACGTCCTTCGGATTGAGGTACGTGGAGTTGAGCGCCTGGTCGACGGCCGCCTTGGCCTGAGCCTTGGCCTTGTCGAGATCCTCGCCCATCTCGGGGCAGTTGGCCGAGGCCAGCTTCTGCTCGGCCGCGAGCATCGCCTGCAAGGCCTCGCCCTTTTCAGACTGAGGCCCGTAGGTCTTCTTCACCGCGATCCAGGCGTCGACCGATTCGGTGACCGCCTGTGCTGACTCGTTGACCTCCCCGGGCGTGGCCGTCCACGAGCCGTCGCTGACGGGCGGTTCCGTGCCTTCGAGTTGGTGCAGGTCGGCAAGTGTCATCCCGCCGACCGTCCCGCCGGCGAGCAGCTCGTTGTACCGGTCGAGCGCGGCCGCCTGGATCTTCTGCTTGGACGGGATGTCACCGGGGTAGGCCGGGTCGAGCCAGTGCACCAAGGGGTGCTGGCCCTTGCCCGACAGGCCGACCAGCGCGGGATGCTCGAATCCCTTGGCCTTGGCGATCTCACGCAGCTCTTCCTCGTCCAGGGAATTGAGGAAGGCGACCGTCTGGGCCTTCAGTGCTTTGGTGTGGGCCTCGATCTCCTCCTCGGAGGCCCCGGCCTCCTTCAACTTCTCGATGGCCGCCTGGGCATCCACGACCTGGCCGACGAACAGGTCGTAACGCTCGACCGGGTCAGCGGGGACCGCGTCCTCGGGGTCGATCGCAAACGGCGGATCGGCGATCTCCTCCATGAGGTTCGTGGCCACCAGCAGGTCGGCCTTGGCCTGGATCTCCTCGTCGGACATGGGTTGTGCCGGTGCCTCGGCGACGGGTTCCTCCGTGCCCTCCGACGTGGCCGTCGGCCCCACCGCATAGGAGGCGTGGCTGGACTTGCTGCCCGTACCCATCAGGCATCCCCCCGCGCTGGGAGAGCGGGGATGACCTCGGCAAGCAGTTCGTCGAGAACGAGGTCGGCCGCGTGGGACAGGTCGAGCGCGCCCTCGGGAATGGTGGCGGGTTCGAGAGCGCAGGTCCCGGACTGCGCGAGCCAGAGCTCGACGTCCTCGGGCCGGGTGTTCTCGCCCAGGCGCTCACGCCAGGGGTCGGCGGGGTCGTAGACCAGTGGCACCCAGCGAACAACGCGATCTGCCGGCTGATGACCGGTGTCGAGGGCCAGCACGGCGACAGGGTCGACGGGGAGGCCCAGGGCCGGGTGCCAGACAAGCAAGATCCACAGCCGCCAGGCGGAAGTGTCCGGCGACGTCGTGGACGCGCCGGCCGTCCGGTCGGGCTTGTCGGGGTCGGTCGTCATGAAGGCTCCTCCCATCAGGGGTTTCACCTGCTACAGGTGCGGGAGGAGCCGCCGGTGTGACAGTACGGGCGAAGAAGTTTCAGCGGGACGGCAGAAGCGACGCCATGTACTGGACTGTCGCGGCGAAGGCGTCCTCGGGGCGGGCGTGGACGTCCTCGCGACCGTTCGCGGTCATGACGGCGCCGTGCAGGGCGTACTGGTGCGGGTTCTGGGAGATCAGGGTCAGCCGGGAGCCGAACAGCTCGACCATCTCCGCGATCCGGTTGGTCCGGGACAAGCCGGTGAGGATGACGGGCATGTCCTCCGGGAGGTTCGCGGCCAGCAGGTGCAGGCCCGGCCGCTCCCAGGTGTCCCAGGTCGAGTTGTCACGGACGGTCTGCACGTTGATGGCGATCGCCGGCGGAGGCGCGTCCTCGATCCAGGCCAGGTAGCGCTCCAGATCCTCCAGCCGGAACCAGTAGACATTCGGAACGACAGGCACGCCGGCCTCGGCGAACTCCTGCGCCAAGAGCAGGCACCGTCGCATGTTGAGCAGGTGCTCGGTCCTCGGCCAGTCCCCGTAGATCGAGAAATTGCAGGGGAGCACCAGGTCCCACTGCTGCTCCGCGATCCGCTCCACGAGGTTGTCCCGCTGGCGCCTTGTCCAGAACGCCTCCACAAGCGGATCCTCGCCGTAGCCGACGAGTACGGCCTTCTGGTGCGGCTTCAGGGAGAGGGCCTGGCGGGCCGACTGTTCGGTGAAACGGGGGTAGAGGGTGTGGGTGTCAGGGGAGAAGACCCGCCTGAGGCCGACTCCGTAGGCCGGCCAGTTCAGGCTGGCGTCGAGCTTGGTGACGGCGGAGCCGTCGGTCATGGGGATCAGGGACGGCAAGCCGTCGGGCAGGGTGCCGTCGATGCTGATGTCATCGAAGCCCAGCGTGCCGCCCACATCGGCCATCCACTGGGCGATGTCGGTCCGGCTGCCGCAGCGGATCGGGCACTTCCTTGTGACGCAGGCGTTCGCGGGGGCGTCCGCTTCCGTCGCAGCGCAGCCGCAGAACCGGCAGTCGGAGTTCGTGCCCGAGCACAGCGGCTCGACGGTGGCGGGGCCACCCCGGCCGTCGGGTCCAGCGTAGAACGCGCAGGCGTTGCAGTCGCAGCCCCGGCCGGGGAGGGGAACGCCGACGGTTGGAATGGGCAGGGAAACACTGGTCATGCTGCTTCGGTCCCTTCATCATGGGTGCCGCGGCCTGACGGGGCGGGCGCGGCTTCGTCTTCGAGGTGGGCGCTCAGCTCGCGCAGCGCGATCCGCAGGGAGCCGCGGTCGTAACGGGAGATTTCCTTGCCGGCTCGGACTTCGACCAGCAGGCTCCGGACCCCGTCCAGCGCGGTCCGGATGACGTCCGTCTCCACGGCCGGTCTCGGCGGGCCGGGAGGCTCAGACTCCGCGGTCTGCGGCGGGAGCGTGCCGTCCCCCGGCGCCGAGGGGTCGGTGTCCTCTACGGGGTCGGGCCCGGCGGTGAAGCCGTCGCTGTCGTCGAGTTCGTCCTCCGCCTGGGTGGGGACGCGGGTGAGCTTCGCACGCCGGTCGGCGTTGGCCGCGTCCTGCCGCTCCTCCGCCTCCGCGATGATTTCCTCCGGCCCGAGTCCGGGCTCCTCCAGCCCCACGTTCACGGCAGTGGGCAGCAGGTGGAGCCGCTTCGACGTCTTGAGCGCTGCCCAGATACCCGCGGCCGCCTCCGCCCGCCCGTTGCGCAACTCGGCATAACGGATCCTGGTGTTCAGTCGGATCGCTGCCTCGTCCATCTCCTCCGTGAGGTCTCGCGGCAGCGCGCGGAAGGCACGCACCAGCTCGCCGGCCTTGCGCTCGTTGAGCTGGAGCCCGAGCCGGTTCAGCACCTCGCTCCACGGCGCGGCACAACTGTGGTCGCTGCCGCGGATCTTCTCCAGTGCCTGGAAGCGCTCCGCCGGGTCGGGGATCGCGTAGACCTCCTGCGACACGGGCTTGCCGGCCTTGAGTAGCTTGCCGACGAGGATCGCACATCGCTGGTACAGAAGGGCAGCGGCCTGCTCGCCCGGCTTGAGAGGCTCCCTGGCGAAATTCTCCACGAAACGCCACATGTGACGTTCCTCGTCGGACAGCGGCCCGGGGCAGACCACGGCGGGCAGAGCCGCGAAGTGCGGGTTGTCCGGCCGGTTGGTAGCCCCCCATCGCATCGCGCGCAGGCGGCGTTCTCCGGTGACCAGCCGGATCGTCGGCGCCTTTCCGCCGACAGCGATCTCCTCGGCCAGGACCGGCTCCAGCAGTCCGACGACGGACATCGAGGAGATGAGGTCCGCGAGTTCGGACGGCGGGAGGGAGTCGGACGGGTTCCGCGCTTGGGCCTCTGTGAAGGGGGCGCCCGGCCCGCGCAGCGGCAGCATCTCGAATCGACGCTGCCGCAGCTTGGCACTGCGGTGCAGGATCTCGGTGAGCCGGATCATGCTCCCGCCCTCGGCCGGAGCCTCGACTGAGGTACTAGTCATCGCGCTGCTTCCTTCTCGACCGGTCGGACGCCGGCTACTTCGTGGAGAGGTAAAGGTCGGTGGGTGACGGCCGCGCCGAGGGGGTCCCGCGCAGCAGGGGAGTGAAGATCGGTGCGCAGGGGCCCTGCTCCTGGAGCTGCCGGAGGGTCGTCACCCCGATCGCCATGTCGCCCTTGAGCCGGCTGAGTCGGATGTCTGCGGCGGTCCGGGTGTAGAGGTCCTCCGCCCGCGCCGCGAGCCGCTGCGGCCGCCGGTCGGGCTGGCCGGCCCGGGGCGGCGCCGCGTCGAGGATCACCAGCACGCGGGGGAAGACCGGGTAGCTGTACATCCAGGCCGGCCGTGTGGCGTTCGGCAGCCGGCGGGCTCGGTCCGGGCTCTGGGGGACGTACTCGTACAGTCGCCCGTAGGCGGCCAGCTTCGCCGCCAGCCGTGCGGACGTCATCGTGGCCCGGTCGACCTCGATGAAGAAGCTCAGCATGGTGCGCTGGCCCCGAGTGATGTGCACGTAGTTCAGGACGGCGTCGCTGATGACGTGGTCGTCCTCGAAACGCCGCTGACCGTCCCTGATGCGGTTGGCGACTTCCGGCGTCCAGTCCAGAGGGCCGCACTCGTGCCCCAGGCGGCGGGCATGCTCTACGAAGGCGGCACCCACGTCGCTGACCGCGAGCGTGTGCGCCTGCCGGGCACCGGCCACCGAGTCCGGCGTCACCCGGTAGGGGCGAACAGGCAGCTCGCCCGCCTCTTCGACGGACTCGGCACCGGCCTCCGTGAGGAACCACAGGTAGGGAAGGTTCCGGACCCGCCCGGGGCCGCCACTTCCATGAGCCCGCACCCGACTCACCAGCCCCGACTGCCGGAGCTCACCGAGCTGCTGGCGCAGGTAGACGGGACGTTCCGGTCGGCTCTCCGGCTCGGTGAGAAGGATGTGCAGCTGCTGCGTGGACAGCACCCGGTGCTGGTACAGCAGTTCCAAGGCGCGGCGTCCCAGCGCATGGAAGCTGCGGCCGCTGTGCGGCGTGATGAGCGGCGGTTCCTCGGTGTGCAGGGTCATCATCCGAGCCTCGACTGGTTGGGGTTGAGCGGGAGGACGTTGCTGGGAGCCTCAGCCGCGGCGTCGGGTTGTTCGCCCCCGATGACGGTGCCCTCGCTGTCGTGGACGCGCGTCTTGACGCCGGACCGGCCGTCGGGAGAGCCGTTCGCGTCGGCGCCGTTGCCGTCCGGGTTCGGCTCGTCCGGCGGAGGAGCGGATGCCTCGGGGCCGTCGTCATCGTCCGGCGGCACCTCAAGGGTGACGATGAACCGGCGCAGCCTCATATCGAGTCGGCGCAGGTCGGTGAGGATGTCGCGGACGGGGCGGCGGGTGAGGTTCTCGTCGATCGCCCGGCTGAGACGGTCCTCGTTCTGGGGCCGGTAGTACTCGGCGTAGAGGTCCTCGACCGAAGCGCCGCGGACACGGAACGGGTCGGACTGACCGCCGTCCAGGGTCACCGACATCACGTAGTGGTACCGGTTGAGCTGGGTGATCGTGTCCGGGGAGACCTTCTTGCCCCAGCGGCGCGTCACCAGCGTGGCCTCGTCGACGTCGGACGCCGTCGTGGACAGGACGGAGATGTTCTGCAGCAGTCCCTGCCGCGTGGTGGCGCTGAGCCGCTGCGCCATCTGCGTCATCGCCAGCAGTCGTACGTTGAACTTGCGCAACTGCTCCGCGATCTGCGCCAGCGTGCCCTTCGATGCGCCGTCCACGCTCGTCAGCTCGTCGATGAACGAGAAGAAGTCGCGGCGCTTCGCGACGGGGGTGTCCCTGCGGGAGAGGCCGGCCCGGAACAGGTCGTAGATCAGCAGGCTGCTGATGATGCGGTCGACGTCGCCGGTTCCGGCCGGGCAGACGAAGACGATCTTGCCAGTGTCCATGGCGTGCCGGATGTCGTACGTACTGCGGCTCGAACCCAGAAACGCCTTGATCGCGTTGGACGACGAGAGCCGCTCGATGATGTTCGTGACTACCGGGACGGCCTCCTTGGAGTACGAGGGGAAGACGTTCTCCCAGAAGTCCCGCACGTCCTTGGGCAGGTATTTCAGGACCGTGGTCCGCCAGACGGCGTCGGTGAGGATCGTGCGGATCTGGAAGATCGTGGGCGCCAGCTCAGGCCTACCGGCGCGGCAGACGTGCCAGGAGAGGTACACCAGGGACTCGACCGCCCTGGTGAGGATGGTCTTGGCGCGGCCGGCGGAGTCGCTCCAGTTCAGCGCGGCGGAGAACCCGGTGACGATGTACTGGACGATGTCGGGGATCTCGGACTCGCGACGTCGCTCCATCGACAGCGGGTTCCAGGAGCCGACCATCTTGTCCAGCTCGGGGGAGGTCAGGTCGATCTCCCAGATCCGGTCCGCGAGTTCGCGGTGGGCGAGGTAGGGCCGTGCCCGTGCCCAGCCGTCACCGTGGGGATCGAGGAAGAGCAGCCCGTGGCCGTTATGGGCCAAGGCGATCGCCTGGACCAGGGACATCTCCGTCTTGCCGTAGCCGGCCTTGCCGAGGAACAGCGCGAACAGCAGGTATTTCAGCGGAAGTCCGGCGAGCCGTTCGCCGCCACCGGGCTTGGCGACCCATCCGAGCGGCAGCAGGCCCCGCTGCCCGTTCCAGGACGGCAGTGCGGCCGGCGGGGGCGGGACGACGCCGCCCGAGCGACTGAGGTTGGCCGCGCCGTTGTTCTTCGTCGGGGGTTTGAGCAGCCCGGCTATCTCCTGAGCCGTGACCCAGTTGTTCCGCCGCTGCTTGAAGGCGCCCGTCTCGAAACGGCGGTCGAAGGCGCGCCGGTAGAGCCAGGAGTCGGCGCGGACGCGAGTGATGCCGAGATTCAGACCGACGGGCCGCAAGTGGTTGTCACCCGACCACGGCTCCAGGGCGGCGAGGACCTGGTCGAGCAGCATCCGGGCCCGCGCGGGGTCAGGAGCGCAGGTGCGGACCATCATCTGCAGGGAGAAGACCGGCTCGGCGCCCGGAGCGAGCTTGCCCAGGGCTGCCTTCATGTCGGTCATACGGTGTGTGCGGTGCGGGCTGGGACGATGCGGTCGCTGGCTCCGCCCCTGGTTGCCCTTCATCTCAGAGGCGACCTCCGCCAGCACCGACGACAGATCGAAGCCGAAGCGGCTGTTGTGCTGAGGCATGCCAGGTATGGCTGGCGCGTCCGTCGGGTTGCGGCGCGCCTGCGCGAGGAGGCGCCTACGCCGGCTGCCGACGCGCGACGGCGCGACAGGGACGAGGTCGAGGACGACGTCGGCGCTTTCCCCGAGGTCCTCACGGACGTCGGCGACCGCCGTCGCCAGCGCCTCGAGCGGGTCGGGAGCGAGAGGGACTTCGCGCAGGGCGAGGTGGTCGGGCAGGGCCAGGGCGAGCTCGGTCCGGGCGTAATGCATCCGTGGACGGGAGCCTTTGTTGCCGGCCGGCTCGTCCTTGGCCAGGTTGACGGGGGCGTCGGCGTCCCGTTCGGGTGCGGAGGTCATGAGATTCCTGTTCTGCGTCGTCACGCGGCGGCGGGCCGCGGGCTTGCCTGGGACTGGGCGCCAAGCTGGATCTGCGGGCGCTCACGAACGGGGAGGCCGTCCTCTACGAGCTGCATCTCGCACTGGGCGTACCCCTGGTGGCGCAGGACGGACAGCGCCTTCGACGGGCCCTCCACCCGCATCGTCAACGGCCCTCCCGAGCAGTTGAAGCGGATGCGGATCGCGGTGCCTCGGGCAGGGGTGAGGTTCCAGCGGGAGATGCTCTTGTGGGCACGCGTGAGCTGGTGAGCGAAGCGGATGACTTCCTCCACCTTGGGGTCGAAGCCCGTCGTGGGCAGCAGCTCCAGCGCGCCTCGGTCGGCCAGCGGACGCCTGGCAGCGAGGAGCCGGCCTGCGCCGACGGCGCCGAACACGGCGAGCACGAGCAGGGCGATCCACCAGGCGTTGCCCAGCGTCCACTGGGCAAGCCGGTCGGCATGCGCGGGAAGATCCTGCAGCACGCCGATGGCTCCGTCGATG from Streptomyces sp. ITFR-21 encodes the following:
- a CDS encoding DUF4417 domain-containing protein: MTSVSLPIPTVGVPLPGRGCDCNACAFYAGPDGRGGPATVEPLCSGTNSDCRFCGCAATEADAPANACVTRKCPIRCGSRTDIAQWMADVGGTLGFDDISIDGTLPDGLPSLIPMTDGSAVTKLDASLNWPAYGVGLRRVFSPDTHTLYPRFTEQSARQALSLKPHQKAVLVGYGEDPLVEAFWTRRQRDNLVERIAEQQWDLVLPCNFSIYGDWPRTEHLLNMRRCLLLAQEFAEAGVPVVPNVYWFRLEDLERYLAWIEDAPPPAIAINVQTVRDNSTWDTWERPGLHLLAANLPEDMPVILTGLSRTNRIAEMVELFGSRLTLISQNPHQYALHGAVMTANGREDVHARPEDAFAATVQYMASLLPSR
- a CDS encoding ParB N-terminal domain-containing protein translates to MTSTSVEAPAEGGSMIRLTEILHRSAKLRQRRFEMLPLRGPGAPFTEAQARNPSDSLPPSELADLISSMSVVGLLEPVLAEEIAVGGKAPTIRLVTGERRLRAMRWGATNRPDNPHFAALPAVVCPGPLSDEERHMWRFVENFAREPLKPGEQAAALLYQRCAILVGKLLKAGKPVSQEVYAIPDPAERFQALEKIRGSDHSCAAPWSEVLNRLGLQLNERKAGELVRAFRALPRDLTEEMDEAAIRLNTRIRYAELRNGRAEAAAGIWAALKTSKRLHLLPTAVNVGLEEPGLGPEEIIAEAEERQDAANADRRAKLTRVPTQAEDELDDSDGFTAGPDPVEDTDPSAPGDGTLPPQTAESEPPGPPRPAVETDVIRTALDGVRSLLVEVRAGKEISRYDRGSLRIALRELSAHLEDEAAPAPSGRGTHDEGTEAA
- a CDS encoding replication-relaxation family protein is translated as MTLHTEEPPLITPHSGRSFHALGRRALELLYQHRVLSTQQLHILLTEPESRPERPVYLRQQLGELRQSGLVSRVRAHGSGGPGRVRNLPYLWFLTEAGAESVEEAGELPVRPYRVTPDSVAGARQAHTLAVSDVGAAFVEHARRLGHECGPLDWTPEVANRIRDGQRRFEDDHVISDAVLNYVHITRGQRTMLSFFIEVDRATMTSARLAAKLAAYGRLYEYVPQSPDRARRLPNATRPAWMYSYPVFPRVLVILDAAPPRAGQPDRRPQRLAARAEDLYTRTAADIRLSRLKGDMAIGVTTLRQLQEQGPCAPIFTPLLRGTPSARPSPTDLYLSTK
- a CDS encoding ATP/GTP-binding protein — encoded protein: MTSAPERDADAPVNLAKDEPAGNKGSRPRMHYARTELALALPDHLALREVPLAPDPLEALATAVADVREDLGESADVVLDLVPVAPSRVGSRRRRLLAQARRNPTDAPAIPGMPQHNSRFGFDLSSVLAEVASEMKGNQGRSQRPHRPSPHRTHRMTDMKAALGKLAPGAEPVFSLQMMVRTCAPDPARARMLLDQVLAALEPWSGDNHLRPVGLNLGITRVRADSWLYRRAFDRRFETGAFKQRRNNWVTAQEIAGLLKPPTKNNGAANLSRSGGVVPPPPAALPSWNGQRGLLPLGWVAKPGGGERLAGLPLKYLLFALFLGKAGYGKTEMSLVQAIALAHNGHGLLFLDPHGDGWARARPYLAHRELADRIWEIDLTSPELDKMVGSWNPLSMERRRESEIPDIVQYIVTGFSAALNWSDSAGRAKTILTRAVESLVYLSWHVCRAGRPELAPTIFQIRTILTDAVWRTTVLKYLPKDVRDFWENVFPSYSKEAVPVVTNIIERLSSSNAIKAFLGSSRSTYDIRHAMDTGKIVFVCPAGTGDVDRIISSLLIYDLFRAGLSRRDTPVAKRRDFFSFIDELTSVDGASKGTLAQIAEQLRKFNVRLLAMTQMAQRLSATTRQGLLQNISVLSTTASDVDEATLVTRRWGKKVSPDTITQLNRYHYVMSVTLDGGQSDPFRVRGASVEDLYAEYYRPQNEDRLSRAIDENLTRRPVRDILTDLRRLDMRLRRFIVTLEVPPDDDDGPEASAPPPDEPNPDGNGADANGSPDGRSGVKTRVHDSEGTVIGGEQPDAAAEAPSNVLPLNPNQSRLG